The Hyperolius riggenbachi isolate aHypRig1 chromosome 3, aHypRig1.pri, whole genome shotgun sequence genome window below encodes:
- the LOC137561047 gene encoding macrophage mannose receptor 1-like — protein sequence MYSNVDYVPPARTDENNLKRRPSENSNIYLQEESIYEPTWNAEKPDVWRLSSNGSSGDDIRLRWHQDPQKQSCPQRHKVLIGMCVTGLMLVLAISVLGFVLQKFYSMRAEIQSLKEDQIKLKTQGAFFIYNEDHKLCAEVRSSTNHLTASTCSPESSAQYFRWLPGCTLMSTNESRCVGVEKKISGYPLRLYECDSKSVLNWVCPNVTLLGIQDDQLYFNYGNNKEKVVMLYKGTKEWSRWRARSPEGKLLDGGVCGQCCA from the exons ATGTACAGCAATGTGGATTACGTTCCCCCGGCTCGGACTGATGAAAATAATCTGAAGAGAAGGCCATCAG AGAACAGTAACATTTACCTGCAAGAAGAGAGCATATATGAGCCAACATGGAATGCAGAAAAGCCAGATGTGTGGAGATTGTCTTCTAATGGAAGCAGTGGTGATGACATTAGACTTCGCTGGCATCAAGATCCTCAAAAGCAAA GTTGTCCTCAGAGGCATAAAGTTCTCATTGGGATGTGTGTCACTGGGCTCATGCTTGTGTTGGCTATTAGTGTCCTCGGATTCGTTCTGCAAAAAT tTTATTCTATGAGAGCAGAAATACAATCTTTAAAAGAGGATCAGATAAAACTGAAAACTCAGG GTGCTTTCTTCATTTACAATGAGGATCACAAGTTATGTGCCGAGGTGCGCTCCTCTACCAACCATCTTACCGCCTCCACCTGctccccagaatcctctgctcagTATTTCCGATGGCTGCCAGGATGCACACTCATGAGCACAAATGAGAGTCGCTGTGTGGGGGTGGAGAAAAAAATCAGCGGGTATCCACTGCGATTATATGAGTGTGACAGTAAGAGCGTCCTGAACTGGGTCTGCCCCAATGTCACTCTGCTGGGCATTCAAGATGATCAGCTCTATTTCAATTATGGTAATAATAAGGAAAAAGTTGTCATGCTCTACAAGGGTACAAAGGAGTGGAGCCGCTGGAGGGCTCGGAGCCCTGAGGGAAAGCTGCTAGATGGAGGAGTTTGTGGTCAGTGCTGTGCCTAA